One Bacillus sp. FJAT-52991 genomic region harbors:
- a CDS encoding cation-translocating P-type ATPase, with the protein MNFHQLKHEEVESQLQTSVQRGLTEEEVVKRRKHSGFNELQEAKLPSAWLVFFQQFNDFMVFVLVAATVISAIMGEYIDSIAILAIIFINGVLGFLQERKAEKSLQALKELSAPQALVLRNNEWRKIPSKDIVPGDILKFSAGDRIGADVRLLEAVNLEIEESSMTGESVPVEKHASPMKGEAVALADLKNMAFMGTLITRGNGIGVVTAVGMKTAMGNIATMLQQAGKTETPLQRRLEQLGKYLIVAALLLTMLVVILGVWQGHELYTMLLAGVSLAVAAIPEGLPAIVTVALSLGVQRMIKQKAIVRKLSAVETLGCTTIICSDKTGTMTQNQMTVTDVWSGGKHWLVSGKGYEPQGKFFEDQREVQPSSEKSLYQLLTFGLLCNHAEIKEKEKEYVVQGDPTEGALVTAALKAGLHRENLFAQFVIEEEIPFDSTRKMMTVVVKDTKGQRFAVTKGAPDVLMRHSHYILWDEQKQLFTKDYRDQTEAMMASLASRALRMIAIAYKPLSSLNNKGKTVEDGLTLIGLQGMIDPPRKEVKQAIAECKQAGIKTVMITGDHAQTAAAIAYDLGIAKDASKILDGQALSQMTDVELANAAEKTTVYARVSPEDKLKIVKALQKNGHLVAMTGDGVNDAPAIKAADIGISMGITGTDVAKEASSLVLADDHFATIKAAVEEGRSIYENIRKFIRYLLASNVGEILVMLFAMILALPLPLVPIQILWVNLVTDGLPALALGLDRPEENVMKRPPRHPKEGVFARGLGWKIISRGFLIGAVTLIAFMITLKEHPDHLAYAQTVAFATLVTAQLIHVFDCRSEYSILARNPFGNVHLIAAVLSSFLLMVAVIYVPSLQPIFHTVPLEMRAWLLVVGMSAIPTFLLAGSFFARKSR; encoded by the coding sequence ATGAATTTTCATCAGCTGAAACATGAGGAGGTTGAGAGCCAGCTTCAAACTAGCGTTCAGCGCGGATTAACAGAAGAAGAGGTCGTAAAAAGGAGGAAGCATTCTGGGTTTAATGAATTACAAGAGGCCAAGCTTCCTTCTGCTTGGCTTGTTTTCTTCCAGCAATTCAATGATTTTATGGTGTTTGTGTTAGTGGCAGCGACTGTTATATCAGCGATAATGGGTGAATATATTGATTCGATCGCAATCTTGGCGATCATTTTTATTAATGGAGTATTAGGCTTTTTGCAGGAAAGAAAAGCAGAAAAGTCACTCCAAGCGTTAAAGGAATTATCCGCTCCTCAAGCACTTGTTTTGAGAAATAATGAGTGGAGAAAAATACCCTCAAAAGACATTGTTCCTGGTGATATTTTGAAATTTTCTGCTGGTGACCGGATTGGAGCCGATGTCAGACTGCTTGAAGCGGTGAATTTAGAAATTGAAGAATCCTCGATGACTGGAGAATCCGTCCCTGTTGAAAAGCATGCCTCACCAATGAAAGGGGAAGCTGTTGCCCTTGCTGATTTAAAAAATATGGCGTTTATGGGGACGCTGATCACACGTGGAAATGGGATTGGCGTTGTAACGGCAGTTGGAATGAAAACAGCGATGGGGAATATTGCTACGATGTTGCAGCAAGCTGGAAAAACAGAAACCCCACTTCAGCGCCGACTAGAACAACTTGGGAAGTATTTAATTGTCGCAGCACTTCTCTTAACGATGCTTGTTGTCATCCTTGGAGTTTGGCAAGGTCATGAGTTATATACGATGTTATTGGCTGGTGTCTCTTTAGCGGTAGCGGCGATCCCAGAAGGATTGCCTGCGATCGTGACCGTTGCATTATCTCTAGGGGTTCAACGAATGATCAAACAAAAAGCGATTGTCCGAAAGTTATCTGCTGTTGAGACATTAGGATGTACGACGATTATTTGTTCAGATAAGACAGGGACGATGACGCAAAACCAAATGACGGTGACAGATGTTTGGAGCGGCGGAAAGCATTGGCTTGTCAGCGGAAAAGGCTATGAACCTCAAGGCAAATTTTTTGAAGACCAGCGGGAAGTTCAACCGTCTTCTGAAAAAAGTTTATATCAATTACTGACATTCGGGCTTTTGTGTAATCATGCAGAAATAAAGGAAAAGGAGAAAGAGTATGTCGTTCAAGGCGACCCGACAGAAGGAGCGTTAGTGACCGCTGCCTTAAAAGCAGGATTACATCGGGAGAATCTCTTTGCTCAGTTTGTTATTGAAGAGGAGATTCCGTTTGATTCCACGAGAAAAATGATGACCGTGGTTGTAAAGGATACAAAAGGGCAACGGTTTGCGGTGACGAAGGGAGCACCGGATGTATTAATGCGCCACAGTCATTATATTTTGTGGGATGAACAAAAACAGTTATTTACAAAAGATTATCGCGATCAGACAGAAGCAATGATGGCGTCATTAGCTTCTCGAGCACTTCGCATGATTGCTATTGCCTATAAACCACTTTCTTCACTAAACAACAAAGGAAAAACGGTAGAAGACGGTCTGACGCTTATCGGGTTGCAAGGAATGATCGATCCTCCACGTAAAGAAGTGAAGCAAGCTATCGCTGAATGCAAGCAAGCTGGAATCAAAACGGTGATGATTACTGGAGATCACGCTCAAACAGCGGCCGCGATTGCCTATGATTTAGGAATTGCAAAGGATGCATCAAAAATATTAGATGGACAGGCGTTAAGTCAAATGACCGATGTCGAACTGGCGAATGCCGCAGAAAAGACGACCGTATATGCAAGGGTCTCTCCAGAAGATAAGCTAAAAATAGTAAAAGCACTTCAGAAAAACGGACATCTTGTGGCGATGACGGGCGATGGGGTCAATGATGCACCAGCTATTAAAGCGGCTGATATCGGCATATCAATGGGGATTACCGGAACAGATGTGGCAAAAGAAGCGTCTTCCTTAGTATTAGCGGATGATCATTTTGCGACGATTAAAGCAGCCGTTGAAGAAGGAAGAAGCATATATGAAAACATTCGAAAATTTATTCGTTATTTACTAGCTTCAAATGTAGGGGAAATATTAGTGATGTTATTTGCGATGATCTTAGCCCTTCCGCTGCCTTTAGTACCGATTCAAATACTATGGGTCAATTTAGTAACAGATGGTTTACCAGCGTTAGCGCTAGGACTTGACCGCCCAGAAGAAAATGTGATGAAGCGGCCGCCGAGGCATCCGAAAGAGGGAGTATTTGCAAGAGGGCTGGGATGGAAGATTATTTCCCGAGGTTTTTTAATAGGTGCCGTGACATTAATTGCTTTTATGATCACGTTAAAAGAACATCCAGATCATCTGGCTTATGCCCAAACTGTTGCTTTTGCCACGCTAGTGACCGCACAGCTTATACACGTATTTGACTGTAGGAGTGAGTATTCCATTCTAGCTAGAAATCCGTTTGGAAATGTACATTTAATTGCTGCTGTCCTTTCATCTTTTTTATTGATGGTCGCTGTTATTTACGTGCCAAGCTTACAGCCTATTTTTCACACGGTGCCGTTAGAAATGAGAGCATGGTTACTTGTAGTAGGAATGTCAGCCATCCCGACATTTTTATTAGCAGGTTCATTTTTTGCAAGAAAAAGCCGATAA
- a CDS encoding YicC/YloC family endoribonuclease codes for MVKSMTGFGRSKLKSADHVITVEMKSVNHRFSEVQIRMPRQLMKIEDKIKKELAQYIHRGRVELFITIDGEGFIHRKLHVDWKLIEEYIQLMEEVSAKYQLAGQPELKDLLQRPDFITIEENEEENIVMERLVLEAVKQAVEHLHEMRQVEGCELKKDLIRLLASLEQRLDEVKQFAPLVVQSYRQRLERRLTELTTTPFDKDRILTETAIFAEKSDIHEECIRLHSHIQQFHQTLELTEPIGRKLDFMIQEMNREVNTMGSKANDSTISSAVVELKTTLEKMREQVQNIE; via the coding sequence ATGGTTAAAAGCATGACAGGTTTTGGCAGAAGTAAACTTAAATCAGCTGATCATGTGATAACGGTAGAAATGAAGTCGGTTAACCACCGCTTCAGTGAAGTTCAAATACGAATGCCCAGACAATTAATGAAAATTGAAGATAAAATAAAGAAAGAATTGGCACAATACATACATAGAGGTCGAGTTGAACTATTTATTACCATTGATGGAGAGGGATTTATTCATCGGAAACTTCATGTAGATTGGAAGTTAATAGAAGAGTATATTCAACTGATGGAGGAAGTCTCGGCTAAGTATCAACTCGCAGGCCAGCCAGAATTAAAAGATTTGCTACAGCGTCCGGATTTCATTACAATCGAGGAGAATGAAGAAGAGAACATTGTGATGGAGCGGCTTGTTCTGGAAGCGGTTAAGCAGGCTGTTGAACATCTTCATGAAATGAGGCAAGTTGAAGGGTGCGAATTAAAGAAGGATTTAATCCGTCTATTAGCAAGCCTTGAACAAAGGCTCGACGAAGTGAAACAATTCGCACCATTGGTGGTACAGTCGTATCGTCAACGACTTGAACGAAGGTTAACAGAACTGACAACAACTCCATTTGATAAAGATCGAATATTAACAGAGACAGCGATTTTTGCCGAGAAATCAGATATTCATGAGGAGTGTATTCGGCTCCACAGTCATATTCAGCAATTTCATCAGACGCTTGAATTGACAGAGCCCATCGGTCGTAAACTCGACTTTATGATTCAGGAGATGAATCGAGAAGTGAATACAATGGGTTCAAAAGCCAATGATTCAACGATTAGTTCCGCTGTTGTTGAACTCAAAACAACTCTTGAAAAAATGAGGGAACAAGTTCAAAATATCGAATAA